The DNA window CGATTCGCTTTCGGCCATCAAATATGCCCGGGTGCGCTGCATCCGGGATGCGCAGACCGGCCTCATCACGGATTTTGAGACCACGGGAAGCTATCCCGCTTTCGGCAACGACGACGACCGGGTGGATGCCATCGCCTGCGAGCAGGTGGAGAAGTTCTTTGAGGAACTGAAGAAAAACCCGTGCTACCGCGGCGCAGAGCACACGCTCTCGATTCTGACGATTACGAGCAACGTCATGTACGGCAAAAAGACCGGCTCGACTCCGGATGGCAGAAAAGGCGGCGAGCCCTTCGCCCCCGGCGCCAACCCCATGGCCGGCCGGGAGAAAAACGGCGCCCTGGCCGCGCTCAATTCGGTGGCCAAGCTGCGCTACGGCATCTGCCAGGACGGCATTTCCAACACGTTCTCCATCGTCCCGGCGGCGCTCGGGAAAACCGAGGGCGAGCAGACGGCAAACCTGGTGGCCATGCTGGACGGCTATTTCGCCCAGGGCGCGCACCATATCAACGTCAACGTCTTAAACCGCGAGACCCTGATGGATGCCTACGACCACCCCGAGCTCTATCCCACGCTGACCATCCGCGTCTCGGGCTATGCCGTCAATTTCGTCCGCCTCTCCCGGGAACAGCAGAGAGAGGTCATCAGCCGCACGTTCCATCAGGCGGTTTAGGGCAAGTTCAAGGTCAAGGGCCATTGGTTAACATGGGGGCAAGCTCCCATACCCCCTTACTATAGGGGAGGAGAGAATACTTTTTGCAACCAAGGTGGCCGGTGTTTTGAGGAGATGGCAGAGCTTTTTGGCATGGCGCTCTTCTCCTTTGCGCGAAAGGTGCGCTGAAGAAAGGCTGAAATGCCATTATCTCCCGCCTGCGGTGCGCCGCCCCGGCAGAACGGCAAGGCCTGTCCCTCCGCGTGAATCATCCATTCGGTGCGGCAAAGCCAAGGCCGCTCTAGCCATGAGGGCAAGCCCGCTAAGAAGCCCCGGCGATGGGAATGCGGCGATAACGCGCGTTGCCCGCCGGCCAGCCGGAGAACGGATGCTTTTTCAGACGGCGCCCTTCCCCTGCCGGACGGCGCACAGGCGCGCCTTTGGGCATGTCCACTCGCCCCCCTATTTTCTTATCATAGAAGTTTTTGGGGTGTTAGGGGTGTTTTTTCAAAAACACCCCTAAGCCCTTGACCTTAGACCTTAATCCCTTGCCCTTAATCCCCCAGCGAAAGGAGCGGCGCCATGCGCAAAGAAGAGCAGAATATCGGCTATGTGCATTCCTTTGAGTCTCTGGGGGCGGTGGATGGGCCAGGCCTGCGGTTTGTGGTGTTTTTGCAGGGCTGCCCGCTGCGGTGCGCCTATTGCCACAATCCGGATACCTGGGCATTCGGCCAAGGCCAGCCCTATACGCCGGAGCAGGCCGCGCAGAAGGCACTGCGGTATGCGCCCTATTGGAAGAGGGGCGGCGGCGTAACGCTCTCAGGGGGCGAGCCGCTCATGCAGGCGGGCTTTGGCGCGGAATTTTTCCGGCTTCTGCGGGAGCAGGGCGTGCATACCGCGCTGGATACCTCCTGCATGGGCGCGCTTTCGGCTGCCCGCTCCGTGCTCGCGCAGACCAGCCTGGTGCTGGCAGATGTGAAGTTCCTCTCGGAAGCGGAGTACAAAAAACATACCGGCGGTAGTTTTGCGCAGGTGCAGGCGTTTCTGCGGCTGGCGGAGGAGATGGGCGTGCCCACTTGGGTGCGGCATGTGGTCGTCCCCGGGCTGACGGACGCCCCGGAGCATATCCGCGCCCTGGGGGAGTTCGTGCGCGGGTTTAAAAACGTGCAGAAAACCGAGCTCTTGCCCTTCCGCAAGCTCTGCCTGCCCAAATACGAGCAGATGGGCATTCCTTTCCCCCTGCGGGATACCCCCCAGGCCAGTGAGCAGGGCGTAGCGCGGCTGCAAAAACTGCTGGAGCAGTAAAAATATGAAGAGAATAGAGACAGAGCGATTGATTTTAAGGCCGCTGACCGTGGACGATGCCAGCGCCGTATTTGAATGGGCGGGAGACCCGCTTGTCAACAGATATATGCCTTATCCTCTGCATAAGAGCCCCGCCGATGCCGAGGAGTGGATCCGCTCTCTGGGGGATAAAAACGAGTTCTGCTTTTGCCTCAAAAATTCGGGAAAAGTCATCGGCTCAGGCTCGGTCATCTGCGACGCGAAGCGCGCCTCCTATGAACTGGGCTACAATCTGAACCGGGCTTACTGGGGCATGGGATACGCGACCGAAGCCGCAAAAGCGCTGGTTTCGTGGGCATACGAAAGCCTTGGCGCGCGCGATTTTTTCGCCCGCCATGCAACTGCCAATACGGCCTCCGGAAACGTGCTGAAAAAATGCGGGTTTCGGTTTGAATCTTATGGGCAGTATCCGAGGTATGATGGGAGCTTGTTCGAGGCCTCCTGTTATGCGCTTCATCTTGATTAAAAAAAGAAGAGAGCAATTCGCTCTCTTCTTTTTTGTTTGCCCCGCCTTAGGCGAAGGGCGTTTTGCGCGCCTGCCTCTGCGGGAGCGCCCTCTTTGTCCGCCTTTTCTGCCCGGGCTATCGCTCTGTCTCTTGCTGCGGGCCTGCCTTGCGCAGTATGCGGTGATAGGCCGGCTCTCCCGGGGCGGGGGAGGAGACCTCCTGCAAGGCGCCGTCCCGAACAAACTGCTCTAAACGCAGGGCGAAGAAGGCGTCGCTCAGGCCCAGAGAGTATTTGCCCAGCAGTTTGCCAATCAGCCGCGCCTCCAGGAACTCCTCCGGCTCTGTCTCCAGCTCGCGCAGAATCAGGAAATCGTAGAACCCATAGTGCACGCCGACCAGCCGCCCGCTTACTACGGCGCGCAGCGGCGCGTTTTGCGCCCGAAGCTGCTGCCAGCAGGCCGCCATGGCCTGGCAGAGAGCCGCCGGAATCTTTTGGCCCAGCCCTGCCATCCGGCTCCATTCCTGCGCAGAGAGCTCGCCCCAGCCGCTGTGCAAAACCGCCGTGCCGCCGGGTTTTTCGCAGAAACTGGGCAGCAAGACCAGCGCGGCATCCAGCTTCTCCAGCCCTGCGTCCATCAGCTGTTCCATCAGCCAGCAAAGCCCGCAGGCGTCGTCCGGCTGGCCGCTGGCCCAGATGCGCAGGGGCTCGCCCTGCCTTGCCCGGCTCAGCAGTTTTTCCAGGGATGAGCGGGCCGCCTGCAAAAACGCCTGCGCGGCATGGGTCCCTTCGGCCGGGTAAGCGCCCGTTAGCGCGGAGACAGCCCGCTCCCGCAGTGGGCCGATGCCCGCCTCGTCTATGGCGCCAAAGCCCAGATAAAGCGGAAAACTGCAAATATCTTCCTGGCTCCCGGCCAAAGCCGGCTGCCCCGGGCCGTTTAATTCATACCCGCCGTTTTTTGCGGCAAGCGCCTCCCGGCGGCCTTTGCCGCTCTTTTTGCCCATTGCCGCCGCAAGGCTTCCTGCCGCGCTCTCGCTAAAAACAATCTCCAACATGCCGCGTCCCTCCTCTCAAAAGCGCCTGCGCTTTTCCTTCTTTAGTATATTTTTTGTTCTTCCACCCTGGCCTAGCTCCAGACGCGCCCAAGGTCAAGGACGGTGGGCAGCCATGGGGCTTGCGCCCCATACCCCAGGACTTGGCGACTATAAAGCTGATTGGGGATAAGAGATTCCTGCCGCATCCGATTAGCAGGATAGAAACGCCCTTCAGCCCTGTGTGCGGTGCAGTCCCCGAATGATGGAACCCAGGAACCTGCCCCTTCCGCATGCGGCGCCGGAAGCTATTTTTTCAGAGGGCGCATGCTCCCTGCCCGCTGTGCTTTTTTGCGCAACTCCACCCCTATTATAATGTAAGGGGTATGGGGCTTGCCCCCATGTTTAGCGATGCCCTTGCCCTTCTGCCCCTATACCCCCTGAAGCCTTTGCCTGCGCTCTCTTCGCCGCCTCCAGCTTCCGTTTTTCCGTCATGGGGTATGGGGGCTTGCCCCCATGTTCACTGATGCCCCTGCTCTTCTGCTCCTATACCCCCTGGAGCCTTTGCCTGCGCTCTCTTCGCCGCCTCCAACTCCCACTTTTCCGTCATGGGGTATGGGGGCTTGCCCCCATGTCCACCGATGCCCTTGCCCTTCTGCCCCTATACCCCCTGAAGCCTTTGCCTGCGCTCTCCTCGCCGCCTCCAGCTTCTGCTTTTCCCATCATGGGGTATGGGGGCTTGCCCCCATGTTCACTAATGCCCTTGACCTTCGCCCTCTTCCCTTGCCCTTTTGCCCTTGCTTTTTCCGCCCCAACAAAAAACCGAGGGCAGAGCCTTCGGTTTTTTGCACTATTTGGTCCTGTAATCCCAGCCCTGCGCCCGCATGTCCGTGATGGCGTCGGCAATCAGCCCGGTCAAAATTTCCAGCATCTGCCGGCCCTTTTCCATGCTGGCGCGGGTCGGGTCGCCGGTGGCGCCGGTGCGGGTAATCTCGCCAATATCCCAGATGATGGTCGCCTTGTCCATATCGATGACGCCCTGGGGCACCTGTGCCTCGGCCCGGGAGAGGTCGACCAAATCTGGCCGCACGGCCATCATGATAGAAGTCTCGCCCTCGCCGCCATGCCCAAGCCCGCCCCAGACCTCGAAGCGATCGCCCATAATCGGGCCGACTTTCTCCCACCATGCCGGCAGGAAGAGGATGCGCGCCTCCTTGTGGCGGTTTTTGACGTTGCGCGCCGCAATCTCCAGCGCCGGAATGTTGCCGTCGTGGCCGTTGAGCAGGTAGAGATGCGTAATGCCATTGGCAATGAGACTTTCGAGCACGTCCTCGGCCACAGCCTGCACGGTCTCAAACCGCAGGGTCAGCGAAAGGGGAAACTGGTTATAGTGGATGGAGGTGCCGTAAGGCAGGCAGGGCGCGACGACCACGTTGTCCAGCCGCTCGGCAGCCCTTCTTGCGGCCTCCGTGGGCACGAAGAAGTCCGGTCCCAGCGGGCAGTGCCAGCCGTGGCTCTCGCAGGAGCCAAATGGCACGATGGCCACGACCTCCTCCTTCTTTTTGAGCAGCTCTTGCACTTCCAGCGCGGAAAATTCGTTGAGAAACACTTTTTTACCCATGGGAAAACCTCCAGAGAAGCAGTTTTTCTCATTTTAGCATGAAGGGCGTGGAAAAACAAGGAAAACGCCGGTACATGGCGAATAATCAAAGATAAAGGAGATGATGTTTGTGCTGGATTTGGAGAAATTTCGGGCGCTGCTGCGCTCGTATGAGGGCGACGAGGAGGCGACGGCCTTTCTGCTTTCCTGCGCCCGGGCGTTTATGGAATATGCCCACGCCGTCTATAACCGGGAGCTGGCGCTGTATGCCTATGGGCAGGAGCGGCTGGAGCCCGAGGTGCTGCGGGCGACCATGAAGGAGCTGGATAACGCCGTAGCCGCCGCGCAGGAACTGGTGCTGGCCAACGGCGCCGGGCTCAACCGCATGGCGGCCAAGCTGGGGATGCCCATCGTCTACCGCGAGGCAGGCGCAGGCGCCGCCGGGCAGACGGCTCTTTGCTTTGTGCAGGAAGTTCTGGCCGCGCGGCAGGCCAGGCAGTAGGAGATGCATTGCGGCGCGCGAAAAGCCCGCCGCAGTTTTTTTGCGCAAAAAGCCGGCGGCGTAGTATAATGGAAAAAAGAGAAAGAAAGGCTGCTTATCATGCTGGAGAATTTTATTTATAGCCTGAATGCGACTATCCCGGTCTTTTTGGTCATCGTGCTGGGCTATCTGCTGGGGCGCGCCAAAATGCTCAACGACAACTTCGTTACCGTGGCCAACCGGCTGACGTATTCCATCACGCTGCCCGTCATGCTGTTTCTGGAAATTTCCGGGATGGATGCGGCCTCCCTGCTGGATTTCCGCTTCCTGGCCTTTGGCTTTCTCTCTTCTCTGGCCTGCATTTTGCTCATCTGGGGCGGCGCGCGCCTGTTTTTGAAGGATAAGAGCATGGTGGGCAGCTTTGTCCAGGGCTCGTACCGGGGCAGCGCCGCGCTGCTGGGCGTGGCGCTCATGCAGAATATTTACGGCAGCGCTTCTTACGCCTCTATTATGATTCTGGCCGCCGCGCCGCTGTATAATATCATGGCCGTCATCATCCTGACGATAGAGGGCAGGCGGCCGGAGGGCGCCGCTCAGGGCGGCGTGGCAAAGCAGGCGCTGCTGGGCGTGCTCAAAAATCCGATTATCTGGGGCATTTTGCTGGGTCTGCCCTTTGCCGTCTGGAATCTGCGCCTTCCCCGGATGCTCACGTCTTCCCTGCAAAGCGTGAGCAGCGTGGCGACGCCCCTGGCGCTTCTGGCCATCGGCGCCAGCTTCCGGCTGGACGGCGCAAAGCGCTGTCTTGGGCCTGCGCTCTGGGCGACGTTTCTCAAGCTCGTTGCGCAGGCGGCGGTGTTTTTGCCGGTGGCCGTCTGGCTGGGGTTTACGGGGGAGCGCCTGGTGGCCCTGCTCATCATGTTTGCCTCGCCGACTGCCACAGCCTCGTATATCATGGCCGTGAACCTGGGCAACGACGGAGACCTCTCCTCCAGCATCATCGTCTACACGACGCTCTTTTCCGCCGCGACGGTAACCGCCTGGATTTTTCTCCTGCGCAGTTTGTCGCTCATCTAAAGGCCAAGGGCATGGGTAAACATGGGGGTAGGCCCCCATACCCCATATGGGGAATCATCAAAAAAGCATTTGCCTTCTGATAAGCTGCTATTTTTATACCCGAATGGTGGGGCGGCGAGACCCGTCAATTCTGCACACGTTGTTGCAAATCGGCTTGTTCGCCGGTAAATGCTCTC is part of the Christensenellaceae bacterium 44-20 genome and encodes:
- the pflA gene encoding pyruvate formate-lyase-activating protein — translated: MRKEEQNIGYVHSFESLGAVDGPGLRFVVFLQGCPLRCAYCHNPDTWAFGQGQPYTPEQAAQKALRYAPYWKRGGGVTLSGGEPLMQAGFGAEFFRLLREQGVHTALDTSCMGALSAARSVLAQTSLVLADVKFLSEAEYKKHTGGSFAQVQAFLRLAEEMGVPTWVRHVVVPGLTDAPEHIRALGEFVRGFKNVQKTELLPFRKLCLPKYEQMGIPFPLRDTPQASEQGVARLQKLLEQ
- a CDS encoding GNAT family N-acetyltransferase, whose product is MKRIETERLILRPLTVDDASAVFEWAGDPLVNRYMPYPLHKSPADAEEWIRSLGDKNEFCFCLKNSGKVIGSGSVICDAKRASYELGYNLNRAYWGMGYATEAAKALVSWAYESLGARDFFARHATANTASGNVLKKCGFRFESYGQYPRYDGSLFEASCYALHLD
- a CDS encoding DUF3658 domain-containing protein, coding for MLEIVFSESAAGSLAAAMGKKSGKGRREALAAKNGGYELNGPGQPALAGSQEDICSFPLYLGFGAIDEAGIGPLRERAVSALTGAYPAEGTHAAQAFLQAARSSLEKLLSRARQGEPLRIWASGQPDDACGLCWLMEQLMDAGLEKLDAALVLLPSFCEKPGGTAVLHSGWGELSAQEWSRMAGLGQKIPAALCQAMAACWQQLRAQNAPLRAVVSGRLVGVHYGFYDFLILRELETEPEEFLEARLIGKLLGKYSLGLSDAFFALRLEQFVRDGALQEVSSPAPGEPAYHRILRKAGPQQETER
- a CDS encoding creatininase family protein, translated to MGKKVFLNEFSALEVQELLKKKEEVVAIVPFGSCESHGWHCPLGPDFFVPTEAARRAAERLDNVVVAPCLPYGTSIHYNQFPLSLTLRFETVQAVAEDVLESLIANGITHLYLLNGHDGNIPALEIAARNVKNRHKEARILFLPAWWEKVGPIMGDRFEVWGGLGHGGEGETSIMMAVRPDLVDLSRAEAQVPQGVIDMDKATIIWDIGEITRTGATGDPTRASMEKGRQMLEILTGLIADAITDMRAQGWDYRTK
- a CDS encoding AEC family transporter; the protein is MLENFIYSLNATIPVFLVIVLGYLLGRAKMLNDNFVTVANRLTYSITLPVMLFLEISGMDAASLLDFRFLAFGFLSSLACILLIWGGARLFLKDKSMVGSFVQGSYRGSAALLGVALMQNIYGSASYASIMILAAAPLYNIMAVIILTIEGRRPEGAAQGGVAKQALLGVLKNPIIWGILLGLPFAVWNLRLPRMLTSSLQSVSSVATPLALLAIGASFRLDGAKRCLGPALWATFLKLVAQAAVFLPVAVWLGFTGERLVALLIMFASPTATASYIMAVNLGNDGDLSSSIIVYTTLFSAATVTAWIFLLRSLSLI